A genomic segment from Variovorax paradoxus B4 encodes:
- a CDS encoding sensor histidine kinase — protein sequence MRLSQFIKDNIEPILVEWESFARTMIPPAETMSVIELRDHAHEILLAIAGEMESAQSEKEREAKSKGLALPFLKETFAAEHGGLRQRVGFDLSQLGAEYRALRATVLRLWMGHVGTVDAAVLEEVVRFNEGIDQGLAEAMATYSDHVANSRDTFLAVLGHDLRNPLSALSSCIHLLELAGEAKPKERTLQIARRSIASINDMVTDLLEYTRTRLGRGIEVIPQEGNLSALCQEAFDEVCAAYPKRELVAELPAGVVLMFDAPRMRQVLTNLLSNAVQHGDPAHPVALVIRDEGAHVTLMVKNQGRPIPPDSMQVIFNPLVQVATRESAPHERPATSLGLGLYIAREIVTGHGGTITVTSSAAEGTAFTVHLPRGGRQAALPGA from the coding sequence ATGCGCCTGAGCCAATTCATCAAAGACAACATCGAACCCATTCTTGTCGAGTGGGAATCCTTTGCACGAACGATGATCCCGCCGGCGGAGACCATGTCGGTCATCGAGCTGCGGGACCATGCGCATGAAATCCTGCTGGCCATTGCCGGCGAAATGGAATCGGCCCAGTCGGAAAAGGAGCGCGAGGCAAAGTCCAAGGGACTCGCGCTGCCGTTCCTGAAAGAGACTTTTGCCGCCGAACATGGGGGCCTGCGCCAGCGGGTGGGTTTCGACCTCTCCCAACTGGGCGCGGAATATCGCGCGCTGCGGGCCACCGTCCTTCGTTTGTGGATGGGACACGTCGGCACGGTCGATGCCGCGGTGCTGGAAGAGGTGGTGCGCTTCAACGAAGGCATCGACCAGGGCCTTGCCGAGGCCATGGCCACCTATTCCGACCATGTGGCCAATTCCAGGGACACCTTCCTGGCCGTGCTGGGGCACGACCTGCGAAACCCGTTGAGCGCGCTCAGCTCCTGCATTCATCTTCTCGAGCTGGCAGGCGAGGCCAAGCCCAAGGAACGCACGCTCCAGATCGCCAGGCGAAGCATTGCGTCGATCAACGACATGGTCACCGACCTGCTCGAGTACACGCGCACCCGGCTCGGCCGCGGCATCGAGGTGATTCCGCAGGAAGGCAACCTGAGCGCCCTGTGCCAGGAGGCCTTCGACGAGGTCTGCGCGGCCTATCCCAAGCGGGAACTCGTCGCCGAGCTTCCGGCCGGCGTGGTGCTGATGTTCGATGCGCCCAGAATGCGCCAGGTCCTCACCAACCTGCTGAGCAACGCCGTGCAGCATGGAGACCCTGCCCATCCCGTGGCGCTGGTGATCCGGGACGAGGGGGCGCACGTGACCCTGATGGTCAAGAACCAGGGAAGGCCGATTCCTCCCGATTCGATGCAGGTCATCTTCAACCCGCTGGTGCAGGTTGCGACACGCGAATCGGCGCCGCACGAGCGCCCCGCCACGAGCCTGGGCCTGGGCCTCTACATTGCGCGGGAGATCGTGACGGGGCACGGCGGCACCATCACGGTGACCTCGTCCGCGGCAGAAGGCACGGCATTCACCGTCCATCTGCCTCGCGGCGGCAGGCAGGCGGCCCTGCCCGGCGCGTGA
- a CDS encoding DUF1488 family protein: MSEQPLSGTAPVDPPFFHEASGTVRFWVLIDGQPMGASISRDILRYRFRPGAQGDDPMEIYAQYADQLEAAVRRRVAQGSIEPVMLREFDLPRG; this comes from the coding sequence ATGTCTGAACAGCCTCTTTCCGGGACGGCCCCCGTCGATCCTCCCTTCTTCCACGAGGCCTCGGGCACGGTCCGCTTCTGGGTGCTCATCGATGGCCAACCCATGGGTGCGAGCATCAGCAGGGACATCCTGCGCTACCGCTTCCGCCCCGGCGCGCAGGGCGACGACCCGATGGAAATCTACGCGCAGTACGCGGACCAGCTCGAAGCGGCGGTGCGCCGCCGGGTGGCGCAGGGCTCGATCGAGCCGGTGATGCTGCGCGAGTTCGATCTACCCCGCGGCTGA